A single region of the bacterium genome encodes:
- a CDS encoding HigA family addiction module antitoxin, whose amino-acid sequence MVMKNPPHPGHSIKDACLAPLSLTVTDGARVLGVARHTLSRVINGQAGISPDMAIRLEKAFGSSADAWLRMQAAYDLAQARMHEDRINVKRFQTA is encoded by the coding sequence ATGGTAATGAAAAATCCGCCCCATCCGGGCCACTCCATAAAGGACGCCTGCCTGGCACCCCTGTCGCTTACAGTGACTGACGGTGCCCGTGTCCTTGGCGTCGCGCGCCACACTCTGTCACGTGTCATCAATGGGCAGGCCGGTATCTCTCCTGATATGGCTATTCGTCTTGAAAAAGCTTTCGGCAGTAGCGCTGACGCGTGGTTGCGCATGCAGGCTGCTTATGATCTTGCACAAGCTCGAATGCATGAGGACCGGATTAACGTAAAGCGATTCCAGACAGCATAA
- a CDS encoding type II toxin-antitoxin system RelE/ParE family toxin — MIRSFKHRGLKRFYEHGDRSRMRGDNINRIEDILARLDVSLTPSDLDLPGYVLHALKGELKGFWSVRVSGNWRIIFRFQDGDIFEVNLVDYH, encoded by the coding sequence ATGATACGTAGTTTCAAACACCGTGGTCTAAAGCGGTTTTATGAACATGGAGATCGCAGCCGGATGAGGGGCGACAATATCAATAGGATTGAAGACATCCTTGCCAGATTGGATGTCTCATTGACGCCATCTGACCTCGACTTGCCGGGTTATGTACTCCATGCGCTCAAAGGTGAATTAAAAGGATTCTGGAGTGTCCGTGTTTCAGGAAACTGGCGAATAATCTTCCGGTTTCAAGACGGAGATATTTTTGAAGTGAATCTGGTTGATTACCACTGA